From Alteribacter lacisalsi, a single genomic window includes:
- the purL gene encoding phosphoribosylformylglycinamidine synthase subunit PurL, which produces MLLKTEPSPETIKQDRIYAEMGLTDDEFQMIEDTLGRLPNFTETGLFSVMWSEHCSYKNSKVLLKKFPTEGQHVLQGPGEGAGIIDIGDEQAVAFKIESHNHPSAIEPYQGAATGVGGIIRDVFSMGARPVALLNSLRFGELGKPRVNYLFEQVVAGIAGYGNCIGIPTVGGEVQFDPCYEGNPLVNAMCVGLIDHKDIQKGQAKGVGNPVIYVGASTGKDGIHGATFASEELSEASESKRPAVQVGDPFMEKLLMEACLEVVKNDALVGIQDMGAAGLTSSSAEMASKAGVGIEMDLDRVPQREKGMSAYEMMLSESQERMLLVVENGREQEFLDLFDRYGLMAVVVGHVTDDKRLRLTHSGETVADVPVDALAEEAPVYHKPSKVPAYFAKFQKQETTVPHVDSVEETLVKLLAQPTIASKEWVYNQYDYMVRTNTVVMPGSDAAVIRIRGTEKALAMTTDCNSRYLYLDPEEGGKLAVAEAARNLICSGAKPLGVTDCLNYGSPDRPEIFWQLEKSTDGLSEACRALETPVIGGNVSLYNERSGEAVYPTPVIGMVGLIDNLDYITTQHAKNAGDLIYVVGEADRDFGGSELQKLTDGAISGQPPRIDLETEKRRQQHMLTAIQAGTVQSAHDLAEGGFLVALAETVIGTGLGASVALGEQIVVESFAETPSRYLVTVAKEDQARFEELVPDARCVGEVTEEAVLKVTGTTGEAVVETRVKTLEDAWKGAIPCLLKSKD; this is translated from the coding sequence ATGCTGTTAAAAACTGAACCATCACCGGAGACAATTAAACAGGACCGAATTTACGCAGAAATGGGTCTCACAGACGACGAGTTTCAGATGATCGAAGACACGCTCGGAAGACTCCCGAATTTCACGGAAACAGGACTTTTTTCCGTCATGTGGAGCGAGCACTGCAGCTATAAAAATTCGAAGGTGCTGCTGAAGAAATTCCCGACTGAGGGCCAGCACGTGCTGCAGGGACCGGGAGAAGGCGCCGGCATCATCGATATCGGCGATGAGCAGGCAGTAGCCTTTAAAATTGAAAGCCACAACCATCCGTCAGCCATCGAGCCGTATCAGGGAGCCGCAACGGGCGTGGGCGGGATTATCCGCGACGTGTTCAGCATGGGCGCGCGACCGGTGGCGCTTCTGAATTCCCTTCGTTTCGGTGAACTCGGCAAGCCCCGGGTCAACTACCTGTTCGAGCAGGTTGTGGCAGGGATCGCAGGCTACGGCAATTGCATCGGCATTCCGACTGTGGGCGGGGAAGTTCAGTTCGATCCGTGCTACGAAGGCAATCCCCTTGTAAACGCCATGTGCGTCGGTCTGATCGACCATAAGGACATTCAGAAAGGCCAGGCCAAAGGGGTCGGTAACCCGGTCATTTACGTGGGCGCAAGCACCGGTAAAGACGGGATCCATGGGGCCACGTTTGCTTCCGAGGAGCTGAGCGAGGCGTCCGAATCGAAGCGGCCAGCTGTGCAGGTAGGCGATCCGTTTATGGAAAAACTGCTCATGGAAGCGTGCCTCGAAGTGGTGAAAAACGACGCTCTTGTGGGCATTCAGGATATGGGAGCAGCGGGTCTTACGTCCAGCTCTGCAGAAATGGCGAGTAAAGCCGGAGTCGGCATTGAAATGGATCTGGACCGTGTACCGCAGCGTGAAAAAGGGATGAGTGCCTATGAAATGATGCTCTCCGAATCACAGGAGCGGATGCTTCTCGTTGTGGAAAATGGCCGGGAGCAGGAGTTTCTTGACCTGTTTGACCGCTACGGTCTTATGGCGGTTGTGGTCGGCCACGTGACAGATGACAAGCGTCTTCGCCTCACGCACAGTGGCGAAACAGTGGCAGATGTACCGGTGGATGCCCTCGCGGAGGAAGCGCCGGTCTATCATAAGCCATCGAAAGTGCCAGCGTATTTTGCCAAGTTCCAGAAGCAGGAGACGACTGTGCCCCACGTGGACAGCGTGGAAGAGACGCTCGTGAAGCTTCTCGCCCAGCCGACGATCGCCAGCAAGGAATGGGTCTACAACCAGTATGACTATATGGTGAGAACGAACACGGTTGTGATGCCCGGCTCTGACGCGGCGGTGATCCGCATCCGCGGTACGGAAAAAGCGCTGGCCATGACGACAGACTGCAACTCCCGCTACCTGTACCTCGATCCGGAGGAAGGCGGAAAGCTCGCGGTTGCTGAAGCCGCACGTAATCTGATCTGTTCCGGCGCGAAGCCGCTCGGTGTGACGGATTGCCTCAACTACGGCAGCCCGGACCGCCCGGAGATCTTCTGGCAGCTGGAAAAATCCACGGATGGCCTGAGCGAAGCGTGCCGCGCTCTTGAAACGCCGGTAATCGGCGGAAACGTGAGCCTTTACAATGAACGAAGTGGAGAAGCGGTGTATCCGACGCCGGTAATCGGCATGGTCGGACTCATCGATAACCTTGATTATATTACGACCCAGCATGCGAAAAACGCAGGGGACCTCATCTACGTTGTCGGCGAAGCAGACCGTGATTTCGGCGGAAGTGAGCTGCAGAAGCTCACAGACGGGGCCATCTCCGGCCAGCCGCCGCGCATCGACCTTGAAACGGAAAAGCGCAGACAGCAGCACATGCTCACCGCGATTCAGGCGGGAACGGTTCAGTCCGCTCACGATTTGGCTGAAGGCGGCTTTCTCGTTGCCCTCGCTGAGACGGTGATCGGAACCGGACTCGGCGCCAGTGTCGCTCTCGGGGAGCAGATTGTGGTGGAAAGCTTTGCAGAAACCCCGTCCCGTTACCTTGTGACCGTGGCAAAAGAAGATCAGGCCCGTTTTGAAGAGCTCGTACCGGACGCCCGCTGCGTCGGGGAAGTGACCGAAGAAGCAGTGCTCAAAGTGACCGGCACCACCGGCGAAGCGGTGGTGGAGACTCGCGTGAAGACACTCGAAGACGCCTGGAAAGGAGCGATTCCGTGTTTGCTGAAATCAAAGGATTAA